A genome region from Miscanthus floridulus cultivar M001 unplaced genomic scaffold, ASM1932011v1 os_2617_1_2, whole genome shotgun sequence includes the following:
- the LOC136535215 gene encoding uncharacterized protein, which yields MTVRPGWVVWVALGSAAAWQRVACNPETLPPDRVLALICCAPLHLLARLAAFLCVPFLPGPARAPLRLRRSRRRFLVLRPPELAPHPFAYSSSSSSSSSSDDEDDDDDGDDIHQHVD from the coding sequence ATGACGGTGCGGCCGGGGTGGGTGGTGTGGGTGGCgcttggctcggcggcggcgtggcagcGCGTGGCGTGCAACCCGGAGACGCTCCCGCCCGACCGCGTCCTCGCGCTCATCTGCTGCGCGCCGCTCCACCTCCTCGCGCGCCTCGCCGCCTTCCTCTGCGTCCCTTTCCTCCCCGGGCCCGCACGCGCCCCGCTCCGcctccgccgcagccgccgccgcttcctCGTCCTCCGGCCCCCCGAGCTTGCGCCGCACCCTTTCGCTTactcgtcctcctcctcttcctcttcttcgtcggatgatgaggacgacgacgacgacggggatGACATCCACCAACACGTCGATTGA